Proteins co-encoded in one Verrucomicrobiota bacterium genomic window:
- a CDS encoding ABC transporter substrate-binding protein: protein MKVVSLFPRPRIFTALFGALVIAGMLQAVPASAQKLTIPLIVKDTTSAYWQIVLAGGRKAGKDLNVSVPELGAQSESDINGQISILENAVSGHPAAVVIAPTQFAALGKPIDEAAKKVKVIGIDSAADSKAFTSFLTTDNVQAGRVAADGLAEAITAKYGKAEGAVALITSLPGVGSLDQRAKGFKEELGAKYPGLKLTADKVADGQATTGLNIMTDLITANPDLRGVFASNLIMAQGAGQAIAENKVADKIKLVGFDSDDKLVKFVKDGTIAALVVQDPFRMGYDGVKTALAAAKGEQVAAQVDTGVNLITKANMDSPRSQELLNPKIK from the coding sequence ATGAAAGTTGTCAGCTTGTTCCCCCGCCCGCGCATCTTTACCGCTCTGTTTGGAGCGCTCGTCATCGCCGGAATGCTCCAGGCGGTGCCGGCCTCGGCCCAGAAACTTACCATCCCGCTCATCGTTAAGGATACCACGTCGGCCTACTGGCAGATCGTCCTTGCCGGCGGCCGCAAGGCCGGTAAGGATCTCAACGTTAGCGTGCCGGAGCTCGGCGCCCAGTCCGAATCCGACATCAATGGCCAGATCTCCATCCTCGAGAACGCCGTCTCCGGGCACCCGGCTGCCGTCGTCATCGCACCAACCCAATTCGCCGCCCTTGGTAAGCCGATCGACGAGGCCGCCAAAAAGGTCAAAGTCATCGGGATCGACTCTGCGGCTGATTCGAAGGCTTTCACCTCCTTTCTGACCACCGATAACGTGCAGGCAGGCCGGGTCGCGGCCGACGGTCTGGCTGAGGCGATCACGGCGAAATACGGCAAAGCCGAAGGTGCCGTTGCGCTGATCACCTCGCTGCCCGGGGTCGGTTCCCTCGACCAGCGCGCCAAAGGGTTCAAGGAAGAGCTCGGAGCCAAATACCCGGGACTGAAACTCACTGCGGATAAAGTTGCCGACGGTCAGGCGACGACCGGCTTGAACATCATGACCGACCTGATAACGGCCAACCCTGACCTGCGCGGCGTTTTTGCCTCCAACCTGATCATGGCGCAAGGCGCAGGCCAGGCGATCGCCGAGAATAAGGTGGCCGACAAAATCAAACTCGTCGGCTTTGACTCGGACGACAAGCTCGTGAAATTCGTTAAAGACGGCACGATCGCGGCCCTGGTGGTCCAGGATCCATTCCGCATGGGGTATGACGGCGTCAAGACCGCGCTGGCCGCAGCCAAGGGCGAGCAGGTGGCTGCGCAGGTAGACACGGGGGTGAACCTGATCACCAAAGCGAACATGGACAGTCCCCGATCCCAGGAGCTGCTTAACCCGAAGATCAAGTAA
- a CDS encoding alpha/beta hydrolase — MLINPTWPSKLFFVLLTSAVLGAAGIGRAQVRTVTQQPYPTGGNSVAVVWNVPYVSGGGPQQQLDLYVPTEHKNEPLIVYVHGGGWEHGDKMGDSWNPDNLQLLWDGYAMASINYRLAGPAAVWPVQIQDCKAALRWLRAHAEQYGYDPNRIGVIGESAGGHLVAMLGVTNGDKAFDVGENLNVSSEVTCVVDLFGVSDFTLPMPALVTNLKALFGGPPSERPELARSASPVNYVHASQPPMLVVHGTADKLVPYLQAEVLVEAMEKAGAPFYFHSVVGGGHNPYFGLTYNAGANDFDAGGGGIGLFEDRAVEPLIFGFFRHYLWAGRKDTFTGLGSSPVPGPRDH, encoded by the coding sequence ATGCTCATCAACCCAACCTGGCCATCGAAACTCTTTTTCGTGCTTCTCACTTCGGCGGTCCTCGGCGCTGCCGGAATTGGACGCGCACAAGTTCGCACGGTTACCCAGCAACCGTACCCCACCGGCGGCAACAGCGTCGCGGTGGTCTGGAACGTGCCATACGTCAGCGGCGGCGGTCCGCAGCAGCAGTTGGATTTGTACGTTCCGACCGAACACAAAAACGAACCGTTGATCGTCTACGTCCACGGCGGCGGGTGGGAGCACGGCGACAAGATGGGCGACAGCTGGAACCCCGACAACCTGCAGCTGCTTTGGGACGGCTACGCCATGGCGTCGATCAATTACCGCCTGGCCGGCCCGGCCGCGGTTTGGCCCGTCCAAATCCAAGACTGCAAAGCGGCCCTCCGTTGGTTGCGCGCCCACGCCGAGCAATACGGGTACGACCCGAACCGGATCGGGGTGATCGGTGAATCGGCCGGCGGCCACTTGGTGGCCATGCTGGGCGTCACGAACGGGGACAAGGCGTTCGACGTGGGCGAAAATCTGAACGTCTCCAGCGAGGTGACCTGCGTCGTCGACCTTTTCGGGGTCTCTGATTTTACGCTGCCCATGCCGGCGCTGGTCACCAACTTGAAAGCCCTCTTCGGCGGACCGCCTTCAGAACGTCCCGAACTCGCGCGCTCGGCCAGTCCGGTCAACTACGTGCACGCAAGCCAGCCTCCCATGCTGGTCGTGCACGGGACTGCCGACAAACTGGTGCCCTACCTGCAAGCCGAAGTGTTGGTGGAAGCCATGGAAAAAGCGGGCGCCCCCTTCTATTTTCATTCCGTGGTCGGGGGTGGGCACAACCCGTATTTCGGGCTCACCTACAACGCCGGCGCAAACGATTTTGATGCGGGCGGGGGAGGGATCGGCCTGTTTGAGGACCGGGCGGTCGAACCGTTAATCTTCGGCTTTTTCCGGCATTACTTGTGGGCAGGGCGAAAAGATACTTTCACGGGGCTTGGCAGTTCTCCCGTACCCGGACCGAGAGACCATTGA
- a CDS encoding sugar ABC transporter ATP-binding protein, with amino-acid sequence MNQTQSGVARANSDLKAGTASAVPILVLKGLDKRFGATHALKHVDLTFEAGEVHAIVGENGAGKSTLIKLLTGVHPRSGGEVFWEGKPVALATPHEAIELGINAVHQEVVLCPHLSVAANLFLGDEKVRLGLLQHGAMVRDAQKILDEIGFQLPAGALLSTLTIGQQQLVATARATTRGTRFLIFDEPTAYLTRQEAAQLFTLIRRLKAQGVTIVYISHRLEEVFQLADRVSILRDGSLVSTQRVAETNEEKLIAGMIARSIEQIHYKETIPFGAEILRTESLTGQGFEGVSVRVRAGEVIGLYGLIGAGRSEFVQSLFGRFPKTGGQIFWKGQPVDIRREKDAISLGIALVPESRRDQGLCLNLGVGLNLNLPIYKRLTRGIVINPLAEASAADRQIRDVQIKTASRDALASSLSGGNQQKIVIGKWLNHGAQLFIFDEPTVGVDVGTKAEIYKLFAKLLKDGAGIILISSYLPEVYDLSDTLHVFRRGRLVASHDSGHTSEKVLHETILTEAIGV; translated from the coding sequence ATGAATCAGACGCAATCGGGTGTGGCCCGGGCTAACAGCGACTTAAAGGCAGGCACGGCGTCCGCCGTGCCGATCCTGGTCCTCAAAGGGCTCGATAAACGTTTCGGCGCCACCCACGCGCTGAAGCACGTTGATCTCACCTTTGAAGCGGGGGAGGTCCACGCAATCGTCGGCGAGAACGGCGCCGGTAAATCGACGCTGATCAAGCTGCTTACGGGCGTCCATCCGCGTTCGGGCGGCGAAGTGTTCTGGGAAGGCAAGCCGGTTGCGCTTGCCACCCCGCACGAGGCGATCGAACTCGGCATCAACGCGGTGCACCAGGAGGTCGTGCTCTGCCCGCATCTCTCGGTGGCGGCGAATCTGTTCCTCGGCGATGAGAAAGTGCGCTTGGGGCTGCTGCAGCATGGCGCGATGGTGCGCGACGCTCAGAAGATTCTGGACGAGATCGGTTTTCAGCTGCCGGCCGGCGCCTTGCTGTCTACCCTTACGATCGGCCAGCAGCAACTGGTCGCGACCGCGCGCGCCACGACGCGCGGCACGCGTTTTCTCATCTTCGATGAGCCAACGGCCTATCTCACCCGGCAGGAAGCCGCCCAGCTCTTCACGCTGATCCGCCGTCTCAAAGCCCAGGGCGTCACCATCGTCTACATCTCCCACCGGTTGGAGGAAGTGTTCCAGCTCGCCGACCGCGTCTCGATCCTGCGTGACGGCAGCCTTGTATCAACCCAGCGCGTCGCCGAGACGAACGAGGAGAAGCTTATCGCCGGCATGATCGCCCGTTCGATCGAGCAGATCCATTACAAGGAGACGATTCCTTTCGGGGCCGAGATCCTGCGCACCGAAAGCCTCACCGGCCAGGGCTTCGAAGGCGTTTCGGTTCGGGTTCGGGCAGGCGAGGTTATCGGCCTTTACGGTTTAATCGGCGCCGGGCGCAGCGAGTTTGTGCAGAGTCTGTTCGGCCGGTTCCCGAAGACCGGCGGACAGATTTTCTGGAAAGGCCAGCCGGTCGACATCCGCCGGGAAAAGGATGCGATCTCGCTGGGCATTGCCCTGGTGCCGGAAAGCCGGCGCGATCAGGGTTTGTGCCTCAACCTTGGGGTCGGGCTCAACCTCAACCTGCCCATCTACAAGCGGCTGACGAGGGGCATCGTGATCAACCCATTGGCCGAGGCGTCCGCCGCCGACCGCCAGATCCGCGACGTGCAGATAAAAACCGCCTCGCGCGACGCCCTCGCGTCGAGCCTCTCCGGCGGCAATCAGCAAAAGATCGTCATCGGCAAATGGCTCAACCATGGCGCCCAGCTCTTCATTTTCGACGAGCCGACGGTCGGCGTCGACGTCGGCACGAAGGCTGAGATCTACAAACTGTTTGCCAAACTGCTGAAGGACGGTGCGGGGATCATCCTGATCTCCTCCTATCTGCCGGAGGTTTACGATCTATCTGACACGCTCCACGTGTTTCGCCGGGGACGGCTGGTGGCGAGCCATGACAGTGGCCATACGAGCGAGAAGGTGTTGCACGAAACCATCTTAACGGAAGCGATCGGCGTTTGA